Proteins from a genomic interval of Ralstonia wenshanensis:
- a CDS encoding Lrp/AsnC family transcriptional regulator — MQLDTTDLRILQVLQEDGRISNQDLAERVALSPSACLRRVRMLEEGGAITGYRAQLGRAALGLELEAVVQVSMRQDVTGWHETFMAAVQSWPEIVAAYIITGDCNYILRVQAPNLQHYSEFIIERLYKTPGVMDIRSNIVLRTIKDRDGGLALLMEARGVRPLEGGAAGKRGKAK, encoded by the coding sequence ATGCAACTCGATACCACCGATCTGCGCATTCTGCAGGTATTGCAGGAAGACGGCCGCATCAGTAACCAGGACCTGGCCGAGCGCGTGGCGCTGTCGCCGTCGGCCTGCCTGCGACGCGTGCGGATGCTGGAAGAGGGCGGCGCCATCACCGGCTATCGGGCGCAACTGGGGCGCGCGGCACTCGGGCTGGAACTGGAAGCCGTCGTGCAGGTGTCGATGCGCCAGGACGTGACGGGCTGGCACGAGACCTTCATGGCTGCCGTGCAGAGCTGGCCCGAGATCGTGGCCGCCTACATCATCACCGGGGATTGCAACTACATCCTGCGGGTGCAGGCGCCAAACCTGCAGCACTACTCGGAGTTCATCATCGAGCGGCTGTACAAGACGCCCGGCGTGATGGACATCCGCTCGAATATCGTCCTGCGTACCATCAAGGATCGCGATGGCGGCTTGGCGCTGCTAATGGAAGCGCGTGGCGTGCGCCCGCTGGAGGGCGGGGCGGCGGGCAAGCGCGGGAAGGCAAAGTAG
- the kynB gene encoding arylformamidase, producing MERTLWDISPALSPATPTWPGDTPFSQEIAWKLEGDCPVNVGRITLSPHTGAHADAPLHYRADGAAIGHVSLDAYLGTCRVIHCVGVARVEPEHVREALTDTPPRVLLRTYAHMPQTAWDDHFAAVAPETIALLAAHGVKLIGVDTASLDPQTSKTMDAHHAVGKHGLAILEGLVLDDVPAGDYELIALPLKFATLDASPVRAVLRSLP from the coding sequence TTGGAACGCACTTTGTGGGACATCAGCCCCGCGCTTTCGCCCGCCACGCCCACCTGGCCCGGCGACACGCCGTTTTCGCAGGAAATTGCGTGGAAGTTGGAAGGCGACTGCCCGGTCAACGTCGGACGCATCACGCTCTCGCCGCACACGGGGGCGCATGCCGATGCACCGCTGCACTACCGCGCCGACGGCGCTGCCATCGGGCACGTGTCGCTGGACGCTTACCTTGGCACATGCCGCGTCATCCACTGCGTTGGCGTAGCGCGCGTCGAGCCGGAACACGTGCGTGAAGCGCTGACCGATACTCCGCCGCGCGTGCTGTTGCGCACGTACGCACACATGCCGCAGACCGCGTGGGACGACCACTTTGCCGCGGTCGCGCCCGAAACCATCGCGCTGCTGGCTGCCCACGGCGTCAAGCTCATCGGCGTCGACACCGCCTCGCTCGACCCGCAAACCTCCAAGACCATGGACGCGCACCATGCCGTCGGCAAGCACGGCCTCGCCATCCTGGAAGGACTGGTGCTCGACGACGTCCCTGCCGGCGATTACGAGCTGATCGCCCTGCCCCTCAAGTTCGCCACCCTCGATGCAAGCCCGGTGCGCGCCGTGCTGCGCAGCCTGCCCTGA
- a CDS encoding IclR family transcriptional regulator, with translation MSTTRLPDPEFDTAPAESSDPNFVTALARGLELLRAFRPGDTLLGNQEFVRRTGFPKATVSRLAGTLVSLGYLRYDDALGKYGLDAGVLALGFAYLASSDVIQLARPHMSAFAQRFGVSISLGKRDRLDMVYLETIRHDSPSMSGSSGLGVGSRLSLLSSSMGRAYLALLPAARRERLYEALRTQQPAQWAAEGAAADDAVKAAIRNGYAVSLRDWHPAIHACAVAFFAPSQREPYVVSCSAPYTAADAERIRDELAPALREFAARLGQVVEPA, from the coding sequence ATGAGCACAACCCGTCTCCCCGATCCCGAATTCGACACCGCGCCCGCCGAGTCGAGCGATCCGAATTTCGTCACGGCGCTCGCGCGCGGGCTGGAACTGCTGCGCGCATTCCGCCCTGGCGACACGCTGCTAGGCAACCAGGAATTCGTCCGGCGCACGGGCTTTCCCAAAGCCACCGTCAGCCGGTTGGCCGGCACGCTGGTGTCGCTCGGCTACCTGCGTTACGACGATGCGCTCGGCAAGTACGGGCTGGACGCCGGTGTCCTGGCGCTCGGGTTTGCGTATCTGGCATCGAGCGACGTGATCCAGCTCGCGCGCCCGCACATGAGCGCGTTTGCACAGCGCTTTGGTGTATCGATTTCGCTGGGCAAGCGAGATCGGCTGGACATGGTGTACCTGGAGACGATCCGTCACGACAGCCCCTCGATGAGCGGGTCGTCGGGGCTGGGCGTGGGCTCGCGGCTGTCGCTTCTGTCGAGTTCGATGGGACGAGCCTATCTGGCTTTGTTGCCCGCAGCGCGGCGTGAGCGCCTGTACGAAGCATTGCGCACACAACAGCCAGCGCAGTGGGCGGCAGAAGGTGCCGCTGCAGATGACGCAGTGAAAGCCGCCATACGCAATGGTTACGCCGTATCCCTGCGCGACTGGCATCCAGCCATCCACGCGTGTGCGGTGGCGTTTTTCGCGCCGAGCCAGCGCGAGCCTTACGTGGTGAGTTGCAGCGCGCCGTACACGGCCGCCGACGCAGAGCGCATTCGCGACGAGCTGGCCCCTGCGCTGAGAGAGTTTGCGGCAAGGCTCGGCCAAGTGGTCGAGCCAGCCTGA
- a CDS encoding acyl-CoA dehydrogenase produces MTARNAFNWADPLLLDQQLTDDERMVRDAAASYCQDKLMPRVLESFRHEKTDASIFREMGELGLLGPTIPEQYGGPGLNYVSYGLIAREVERVDSGYRSMMSVQSSLVMVPIYEFGSEAQKQKYLPKLATGEWIGCFGLTEPNHGSDPASMITRAKKVDGGYSLSGAKMWITNSPIADVFVVWGKLPNDNGEDEIRGFILEKGWKGLTAPAIHGKVGLRTSITGEIVLDEVFVPEENLMPGVRGLKGPFTCLNSARYGIAWGALGAAEACWHIARQYVLDRKQFGRPLAANQLVQKKLADMQTEITLGLQGCLRLGRMKDDGTAAVEITSIMKRNSCGKSLDIARVARDMLGGNGISDEFGVIRHVVNLEVVNTYEGTHDIHALILGRAQTGIQAFF; encoded by the coding sequence GTGACTGCTCGCAACGCCTTCAACTGGGCCGACCCCCTGCTGCTCGACCAACAACTGACCGACGACGAGCGCATGGTGCGCGACGCCGCCGCGTCGTACTGCCAGGACAAGCTGATGCCGCGCGTGCTGGAGTCGTTCCGGCATGAGAAGACCGACGCGTCGATCTTTCGTGAGATGGGCGAGCTGGGCTTGCTGGGCCCGACGATTCCCGAGCAGTACGGCGGCCCCGGCCTGAACTACGTCAGCTACGGCCTGATTGCCCGTGAAGTCGAACGGGTGGACTCGGGCTATCGCTCGATGATGAGCGTGCAGTCGTCGCTGGTGATGGTGCCGATCTATGAGTTCGGCAGCGAAGCGCAAAAGCAGAAGTACCTGCCCAAGCTGGCAACCGGCGAGTGGATCGGCTGCTTTGGCTTGACCGAGCCGAACCACGGCTCCGACCCGGCGTCGATGATCACGCGCGCCAAGAAGGTCGACGGCGGCTACTCGCTGTCGGGCGCCAAGATGTGGATCACCAATTCGCCCATCGCCGATGTGTTTGTCGTATGGGGCAAGCTGCCGAACGACAACGGCGAGGACGAAATCCGCGGCTTCATCCTGGAGAAAGGCTGGAAGGGTCTGACGGCACCTGCCATCCACGGCAAGGTCGGCCTACGTACGTCGATCACCGGTGAAATCGTGCTGGACGAAGTGTTCGTGCCGGAAGAGAACCTGATGCCGGGCGTGCGCGGCCTCAAGGGCCCGTTCACGTGCCTGAACTCGGCGCGCTATGGCATTGCGTGGGGCGCGCTGGGCGCTGCAGAAGCTTGCTGGCACATCGCGCGCCAGTACGTGCTCGATCGCAAGCAGTTCGGCCGCCCGCTCGCCGCCAACCAACTGGTGCAGAAGAAGCTGGCTGACATGCAGACCGAAATCACGCTCGGCCTGCAAGGCTGCCTGCGCCTGGGCCGCATGAAAGACGATGGCACGGCCGCCGTGGAAATCACGTCGATCATGAAGCGCAACTCGTGCGGCAAGTCGCTCGATATCGCCCGCGTGGCGCGCGACATGCTGGGCGGCAACGGCATCTCCGATGAGTTTGGCGTGATCCGCCACGTGGTGAATCTGGAAGTGGTGAATACGTACGAAGGCACGCACGATATCCATGCCCTGATCCTCGGCCGCGCACAAACCGGCATTCAGGCTTTCTTCTGA
- a CDS encoding peroxiredoxin has protein sequence MSLRLGDIAPDFEQDSSEGRIKFHEWLGNSWGVLFSHPADYTPVCTTELGLTAKLKDEFAKRNVKAIALSVDSVESHKGWINDINETQNTSVNFPIIADPDRKVSQLYDMIHPNASETFTVRSLFVIDPNKKIRLTITYPASTGRNFNEVLRVIDSLQLTDSHSVATPGNWQDGDDVVIVPSLKDEEVLKQKFPKGYKAVRPYLRLTPQPNK, from the coding sequence ATGTCTCTACGTTTGGGCGATATCGCCCCTGATTTCGAGCAGGATTCCAGTGAAGGCCGCATCAAGTTCCATGAGTGGCTGGGCAATAGTTGGGGCGTGCTTTTCTCGCACCCGGCCGATTACACGCCGGTCTGCACCACCGAACTGGGCCTGACCGCCAAGCTGAAGGACGAATTTGCCAAGCGCAATGTCAAGGCGATTGCGTTGTCGGTCGATTCGGTCGAGTCGCATAAGGGCTGGATCAACGACATCAACGAGACGCAGAACACCAGCGTCAACTTCCCGATCATTGCCGACCCCGATCGGAAGGTTTCACAGCTGTACGACATGATTCATCCGAATGCGAGCGAGACATTTACCGTGCGTTCGCTGTTCGTGATCGATCCGAACAAGAAGATTCGCCTGACGATTACGTATCCGGCTTCGACGGGGCGCAATTTCAATGAAGTGCTGCGCGTGATCGACTCGCTGCAGTTGACCGACAGCCATAGCGTGGCCACGCCGGGTAACTGGCAAGACGGCGACGACGTGGTCATCGTGCCGTCGTTGAAGGACGAGGAAGTCCTCAAGCAGAAATTCCCGAAGGGCTACAAGGCGGTGCGGCCGTATCTGCGCCTGACGCCGCAGCCCAACAAGTGA
- a CDS encoding NCS2 family permease: MAEQTIPSSTELGAAGIADARAIDRYFQISARGSTQKREVVAGITTFMAMVYAVFVVPGMLGKAGFDTSAVFVAVCLTTAFGSLLMGLWAKLPIAIGCAISLTAFMAFGLVLGQKLTPEIALGAVFLMGVAFTAISATGVRSWILRNLPSGVAHGTGIGIGLFLLLIASNDVGLVVKNAGEGLPVALGHVTAFPVMMSVLGLAAIFGMERRRVPGGILIVIIAISILGLIFDPAVKFTGVFAVPSLAAAGHASLIGAMDIRGALTAAVLPSVLALVMTAVFDATGTIRAVAGQAGLLNDKGHIINGGRALTADSISSIFSAFFGGAPAAAYIESTVGVAAGGKTGLTAVVVGVMFLAVMFFSPLAGLVPSYATAPALMYVGLLMLSSVSKLHMDDMVDALSGLVCAVFIVLTCNIVTGIMLGFSTLVIGRLVAGEWRKLNIGTVAIAGALVAFYAGGWAI, translated from the coding sequence ATGGCTGAACAGACCATTCCGTCGTCGACGGAACTTGGCGCCGCTGGCATCGCCGACGCGCGTGCCATTGATCGCTACTTCCAGATTTCTGCACGCGGCAGCACGCAAAAGCGCGAGGTCGTGGCCGGCATCACCACATTCATGGCAATGGTCTACGCCGTGTTTGTCGTGCCCGGCATGCTGGGCAAGGCCGGCTTTGATACCAGCGCAGTCTTTGTCGCGGTGTGCCTGACCACCGCCTTTGGTTCGCTGCTGATGGGCCTGTGGGCCAAGCTACCGATCGCCATCGGCTGTGCAATTTCGCTGACCGCGTTCATGGCCTTCGGCCTGGTGCTTGGGCAAAAGCTGACGCCGGAAATCGCGCTGGGCGCGGTGTTTCTGATGGGTGTGGCCTTCACGGCCATCTCGGCCACGGGCGTGCGCTCCTGGATCCTGCGCAATCTGCCCTCGGGCGTGGCGCATGGCACGGGCATCGGCATCGGGCTGTTCCTGCTGCTGATCGCGTCCAACGACGTCGGCCTGGTAGTGAAGAACGCCGGCGAGGGCCTGCCCGTTGCACTGGGCCACGTCACCGCCTTCCCGGTCATGATGTCGGTGCTGGGTCTGGCCGCCATCTTCGGCATGGAGCGCCGCCGCGTGCCGGGTGGCATCCTGATCGTGATCATCGCCATCTCGATCCTGGGCCTGATCTTTGACCCGGCCGTGAAGTTCACTGGCGTGTTTGCCGTGCCTTCGCTCGCCGCCGCAGGTCATGCGTCGCTGATCGGTGCAATGGATATCCGCGGTGCCCTCACGGCCGCCGTGCTGCCAAGCGTGCTGGCGCTCGTGATGACCGCTGTGTTCGATGCCACCGGCACGATCCGCGCCGTGGCCGGCCAAGCCGGTCTGCTCAACGACAAGGGCCACATCATCAACGGCGGCCGCGCCCTCACGGCCGATTCGATCAGCTCGATCTTCTCGGCGTTCTTCGGCGGTGCGCCGGCCGCGGCTTACATCGAGTCGACGGTTGGTGTGGCAGCAGGCGGCAAGACGGGCCTGACGGCTGTCGTGGTCGGCGTGATGTTCCTGGCGGTGATGTTCTTCTCGCCGCTGGCTGGCCTGGTGCCGTCGTACGCAACGGCCCCGGCGCTGATGTATGTCGGCCTGCTGATGCTCTCCAGCGTGAGCAAGCTGCACATGGACGACATGGTTGACGCGCTGTCTGGGCTGGTCTGTGCCGTGTTCATCGTGCTGACCTGCAACATCGTCACCGGCATCATGCTCGGCTTCAGCACGCTGGTGATCGGCCGCCTGGTGGCCGGCGAATGGCGCAAGCTGAACATCGGCACCGTGGCGATTGCCGGTGCGCTGGTGGCCTTCTACGCAGGCGGCTGGGCGATCTGA
- the kynU gene encoding kynureninase, with the protein MTITRNSCLERDAADPIGSLRDAFALPDGVIYLDGNSLGARPKAALARAQEVVASEWGDGLIRSWNQAGWFELPRRLGNKLAPLIGAREDEVVVTDTTSINLFKVLAAAIRVQREDAPDRKIIVSETHNFPTDLYIAEGLADLLRDGYKLRLIASPEELEGALGDDVAVTMLTHVNYKSGHMYDMAAVSALAHQHGALAIWDLAHSAGAVPVDLHAGGADYAIGCTYKYLNGGPGSPAFVWVAPALRERFWQPLSGWWGHARPFAMESRYDADAGIGRFLCGTQPITSMAMVECGLDIFAQTSMAALRAKSLALTDLFITLVETRCAGFPLTLVTPRDHAIRGSHVSYEHPNGYAVVQALIARGVIGDYREPRIMRFGFTPLYTSFADVWDAVEILRDVLETGAWQSTQFNERTLVT; encoded by the coding sequence ATGACCATCACCCGCAACTCCTGCCTCGAACGCGACGCGGCCGATCCGATCGGCTCGCTGCGCGACGCCTTTGCGCTGCCCGACGGCGTGATTTATCTGGACGGCAACTCGCTCGGTGCACGCCCGAAAGCTGCACTTGCCCGTGCGCAGGAAGTCGTCGCCAGCGAATGGGGCGATGGCCTCATCCGCAGCTGGAACCAGGCCGGCTGGTTTGAACTGCCGCGCCGCCTGGGCAACAAACTGGCCCCGCTGATCGGTGCGCGCGAAGACGAAGTCGTCGTCACAGACACCACGTCGATCAACCTATTCAAGGTGCTGGCTGCGGCGATTCGCGTGCAGCGCGAAGACGCGCCCGACCGCAAGATCATCGTGTCGGAAACGCACAATTTCCCGACCGACCTGTACATCGCTGAAGGACTGGCCGACCTGCTGCGCGACGGCTACAAGCTGCGCCTGATCGCATCGCCGGAAGAACTGGAAGGGGCGCTCGGCGACGACGTCGCGGTCACCATGCTCACACACGTGAACTACAAGAGCGGGCACATGTACGACATGGCCGCCGTCTCGGCACTGGCGCACCAGCACGGCGCGCTGGCCATCTGGGATCTGGCGCATTCGGCCGGCGCGGTGCCCGTCGACCTCCACGCAGGTGGCGCCGATTACGCCATCGGCTGCACCTACAAGTACCTGAACGGCGGCCCCGGTTCGCCCGCCTTCGTGTGGGTGGCACCGGCACTGCGCGAGCGCTTCTGGCAGCCGCTGTCGGGCTGGTGGGGCCATGCTCGGCCCTTTGCGATGGAGTCGCGCTATGACGCTGACGCCGGCATCGGCCGCTTCCTGTGCGGCACGCAGCCGATCACGTCGATGGCGATGGTGGAATGCGGGCTCGACATCTTCGCGCAGACGTCGATGGCCGCCCTGCGCGCCAAATCGCTTGCGCTGACCGACCTCTTCATCACGCTGGTGGAAACGCGCTGTGCAGGCTTTCCGCTCACGCTCGTCACGCCGCGCGACCACGCCATCCGCGGCAGCCACGTCAGCTACGAACACCCCAACGGCTATGCCGTGGTGCAGGCACTGATCGCGCGCGGCGTGATCGGTGACTACCGCGAGCCGCGCATCATGCGCTTCGGTTTCACGCCGCTGTACACGAGCTTTGCCGATGTGTGGGATGCGGTGGAAATTCTGCGCGATGTGCTGGAAACCGGCGCATGGCAATCGACCCAATTCAACGAACGTACGCTGGTGACCTGA
- the kynA gene encoding tryptophan 2,3-dioxygenase, which produces MHAAQGEGWHDAQLDFSKSMSYGDYLALDQILNAQHPRSPDHNEMLFIVQHQTTELWMKLMLHELRAARDCVRNDNLPPAFKMLARVSRIMDQLVQAWNVLATMTPPEYSAMRPHLGQSSGFQSYQYREIEFILGNKNAAMLKPHAHRTEHYEQVKTALETPSLYDEAVRYMARHGFAFDADCIERDWSRPVTYNASVEAAWLEVYRDPTHHWELYELAEKFVDLEDAFRQWRFRHVTTVERVIGFKRGTGGTEGVGYLRKMLDVVLFPELWKLRTDL; this is translated from the coding sequence ATGCATGCCGCCCAGGGCGAAGGCTGGCACGACGCCCAGCTCGATTTCTCGAAATCGATGAGCTACGGCGACTACCTCGCGCTCGATCAGATCCTGAACGCGCAGCACCCGCGCTCGCCCGATCACAACGAGATGCTGTTCATCGTCCAGCATCAGACGACCGAGCTGTGGATGAAGCTGATGCTGCACGAGCTGCGTGCCGCGCGGGATTGCGTGCGCAATGACAACCTGCCGCCCGCGTTCAAGATGCTGGCGCGCGTGTCGCGCATCATGGATCAGCTGGTGCAGGCGTGGAACGTGCTCGCAACGATGACGCCGCCGGAGTACTCCGCCATGCGTCCGCACCTGGGGCAATCATCGGGCTTCCAGTCGTATCAGTACCGCGAGATCGAGTTCATTCTCGGCAACAAGAACGCGGCGATGCTCAAGCCGCACGCGCATCGCACCGAGCATTACGAGCAGGTCAAGACTGCGTTGGAAACGCCGTCGCTGTACGACGAGGCGGTGCGTTACATGGCGCGTCACGGCTTTGCGTTCGATGCGGATTGCATCGAGCGTGACTGGTCGCGCCCGGTCACCTACAACGCTTCGGTGGAAGCAGCGTGGCTGGAGGTCTACCGGGACCCGACGCACCACTGGGAGCTGTACGAACTGGCCGAGAAGTTCGTCGATCTGGAAGACGCGTTCCGGCAGTGGCGCTTCCGGCATGTGACCACGGTTGAGCGCGTGATTGGCTTCAAGCGTGGCACGGGTGGCACCGAGGGCGTCGGTTACCTGCGGAAGATGCTGGATGTGGTGTTGTTTCCGGAGCTTTGGAAGCTGCGCACGGATCTTTGA
- a CDS encoding DUF3079 domain-containing protein encodes MAKKFPLHPVHPERICWGCDKYCSTDALGCGNGSGRTQHPAELLGDDWYEFGDWGIEAEAPQKAATST; translated from the coding sequence ATGGCCAAGAAGTTTCCGCTGCATCCTGTGCACCCCGAGCGCATCTGCTGGGGCTGCGACAAGTATTGCTCCACCGACGCCCTTGGCTGCGGCAACGGCTCGGGCCGTACGCAGCACCCCGCTGAACTGCTGGGCGACGACTGGTACGAATTCGGGGATTGGGGCATCGAAGCGGAGGCGCCGCAGAAGGCAGCGACTTCCACGTGA